TCCTAGTACAACGTTGAGTCAAATTTTTGGACTCAATTTTAAGCCTAAGTGAAACTCTTCTTTggaattttcctttgttttttctagtttttagtaATTATCTGGACACATGATTTGTGGTCTGGGTTTTAACCCTTATGATTGTAATCCATAGTAACAGgtatgtttttattcattggaGTCCAGTCTACCCACTTGTCTCCATAAGGGAAGAAAGGCTTAATGAAAGAAATGTGCCAAGTGCCCTGGTGTTTCCCACTTCGTTGTGTCTTAACAGCTGGCCCAAACCACTCCAATGCTTGTGAAGCCCgcagcttaaaaaaaacaaacaaacaaaaaaaacgctGTGTCTGTAATTTTTGAATCTCTGTGATAGATACGTGAAAGTTCATTATATCAACACTGCTGTAagcttgaaattttccataacaaaAACTCAGCTGTTATGGGTGTGGCTTGTTAGACCTCAGTGTTGGCACGGGAGGTTGGGTAGCTGTCAGCTCTTTTCTGCTGGCCTGGCCTGTTCCCTAAAGACTTCTCCGTAGTTACAGGTGTTTCAACTCAAAAGCCTCAAAAAATTCCATTCTATAAATACTAACCTCTCTTTGTTGGTGTCTGATGTTGTTTTCCAGATACTGGCCCTGAAACCCCATCCTGCTTCCCCTCTCCAGTCACGGATCTCAGGATCCTTCTGGCTTTTCCAGACAAAAGGGCTCTTCCTTTGCCCAGTACCGGAGGTCCTGCCTTCCAACCTCCATAGCCACAACCTCTTAAAACCTTTCTCTTGGCttagaaaagagagataataaaggtAGCCCATTATATGAGCTGAGACCTAGGAAGCAGCTAGATCAGTGGTAGTTACATGTGGTCAATaaatgttggcattttttttttggcatttgtttttttaaagaagaaagactcagcacaagtggggaggggggcaggaggaaggggcagagggagaaggagaagtagactcttcactgagcaaggagccaaatgcctcctgtcccaggaccctgagaccatgacttgagccaaggtcagatgctcaacgaactaagccacccaagcgcccaaAATTTAGCATTTGTTACATGTGACAGATAATTGTAGGGATACAGCAATGGATACAACATTTCTTTCCCTCAGGAATCACATCATGGTGGGATTTAAAGACAGTATAGTAATAAATCAGTGTGTAATGTAGTGTTAGGGAGTGGCGAGAATTAAAGCTGGGGATGTGGAGAGAGATGGGATTTGCTACTTCAAGGTAGTCAGGGAAGGCTACTTGGGAGGTGGCCTCTTAACAAAGACGAAGATAGCGGGGGAGAGCTAGCAAGGAAGACTTGATGCGGAAGAATGGTTCCGCCATAGCACTCCAACGGCCTTGCACGGCTCTACATAGGCCATGTAGACAGGCTGACCTAAGTATTGGCAGAACGCCCTGTGATCCTCAGAGCACAAGAGGCTTGTGAGGCCATTCCTCATTCCTTGTCTACCAAGGAGGCCATCATGAGGCGGTTTTGCATCACCAATGGATCTGGTCAGGTATGAGGCTTTCTGTCCCTTTCCTCCCCTGACTTATGGCTATAGAACTGCCTAGCATGGCATTAGTTCCTTGGCTACAGGGTGTCCTACCATCTGTGCTGCAGTGGTCTGgtcctttttgttttggtgttacCCAGCATGTGGGACATGGGCTAGCATCTGGCTAGTCCTGCTTTTGCTGTCTATACGTAACCTCTCAATCAAATGAGGGCTTGTTTCCTTACTGGCCATATCTGTCAGTATAGCCTTGCCTTGATATCTGGGAGAGAattataggcagaaggaaaagcaagcaagtgcaaaggccccgagGTGGGAGcttgtttggtgtgtgtgtgaggaatgGCAAGAAGGTCAGTGTGGCAGGAGCAGGGTGAGCAAGGGTGCCAGTGGCAGGAGGCAAGGTTGGAGAAGTCACAGGGGCCTGGTCCTAGAAGGCCTCACTGGCCACAGGGAGGACTTTGGCCTTTTCTCTGAGAGATGGAGGCTGGACAGGGTTGTGAGCAGAGGAGTTCTGAGAGTTGACTTGGGTTGTGACAGGATCCTCTGGCTGCTATGAGAGCAgacagggaggcctgggggcagaAGCTGTGAGAAGGCCACTGCAGGAGTTGAAGCCAGCAATGGTGGTGGTAGCAGTGGACAGGAACAGGAGAGGTTGCATTTTGGATAAATTCTGAAGGTGGAACTAACGGAATTTGCTGACAGGTCAAACGAGTTGTGGGATGAAAGTACTAATGAAGTTATGAATATACACTGGAGGAACTTACACAAGGTAATTTGGGAGTCAGTGTTAAACAATGTAGTGGTTAAGAGCAAGGATTCCCAGAGCCGCGTGGCCTTGGTGCAAACCCAGCCCCAGCACTTATTGACTGACTTTGGGCAGGTCACTTCAGCTCTTTCCCATTTCCCCATCTCTAACATGGCATAACAGTACCAATTTCACAGGGTTGCTGTGAGCATTAAAGGTTTTCTAGGTCTGTAAAGTGCTTaggacagtacctggcacagagcactTATTAATATCACCATTGAATGAATAGAAGTATTTGCTGAGAGCGCACAGGAGAGAACATTCGAGCCCAAAAATAGTTTGTGCAGTTTTGAAGGATGTGTGAGAAAGCCAGCATGGCTGGAACCTAACCTGATTGAGTAAGAGCAACAAGGGGCAAAATTGGAGAGGAGGCCAGAGAGCTTCTCCTCACAGTAGCTGGGAGCCATTTTGGATTTCTGGGTGGACCTGCCAGTGCTAGAGGCCAAAGAGAAGTGGAATTGATTTGACATTTGATGCTGGCGATGTACAGAGAAGAGAGATGGAGCACTGTTGTCAACACTGCTGGCTGGATACCAGGAGTTGGTGGTTTCTGGCGTCTAGGATGATAAAATGAGTCTAGTCCAATTCCTTCTCTGAGTCCAAATGCTAGTTCTTAGGTCTTCTACTTCTGTGACCATAGGCGGTAAACCCCTCcagggctcagtttcctcatcttcacAGCAGGGCTACGTGTGACACCTACCTCATTAGGGTGGTTTGTGACCATTCACAGAAGATGGATGTAGTGAGAGCTTGGTAAATTCAGGTTGTCACCGAAAGCAGGCGAGGCTGATCTCAGGAAAGGATTGGTGCCTTAACATTTGAAAAGCAGTGAGATACAGTCCAGTGTATTGGCAGAAAAAATTGGGAAGGATCAAGGACTGTGCCCATTTATCTAAATTGCTAGGGTCTGAGGTACCAAACCCAGGGTCCAGTCTTTCCCAGGCCCACAATCTGGCCCTAATTGTTCACCAAGCAAATGGAATTGAGATCTTAAGAGCAGAGCTACCCCAGTTCTAGTGCTGTAAAGggatttctccctttctctgactCAGGCACTGATCAGCTTCACTGGCTTAGTCACACATTTAGTGTCCAGAGCTGTGTGTAGCTGGCTCCTTTTCATTCAGGTTCCGCCTTAAATTTgtttctccctcctgccttctcacAGCTCAGCAACACTAACCCAACTTCTGTTTTAATGATTGTAAGTACCAGTTTTTTACTGTTTATCTTTCCCATTACAATGGCagctccatgaaagcaggagCTGTTTGTCTCAATAACTACTAttttcccagtgcctggcacctagtaggggCTTGACGAATGCTGGTTGAAAGGCTGGCTCTCTGTTTCAGTTTTCTGGGCGCTGCTCAAGTGGTCTGTGAGTCTTCTCCCAGCTGCAGGAATCTTGTTTCTGACTCAGACCATGGAGAATTATTACCATTAAGACTTTGGAGATTAGGAGAACTTTGGCTTCAGAGCCAAATATTTTCCCAACAGGAAACGGTAAAATTTAAGTTATGACCTCATGTCCGAATCCTCACTTGTCTCATTTAGGAAGAAACTTCAGggataaaataagtgaataagaaCTCAGCATCTACAAATATGTGAATAAGAACTCCGGTTACACCTCAGCTCCACATCTCTCATTTTGCTCTTTGGTCTTGATTCTCAGCATACCCTTGTCACCCCAAGCCACTCAGGCTTTCCCTCAAATTACGCTGCTTTTTGTTCCTGAGGATGAGGACAACTTCAGGTTTTGTGTTAGCCTATCTTAGTAATGAAAAGTGGGCACAGCCAGTGTGTCCATTgcttgcctttgctttttttaattttttttttaattttttatttatgatagtcacagagagagagaggcagagacacaggcagagggagaagcaggctccatgcaccgggaacctgatgtgggattcgatcccgggtctccaggatcacgccctgggccaaaggcaggcgccaaaccgctgcgccacccagggatcccccgcctttgctttttttaaaaaaagatcttatttattcatgagacacacacagaggcagagacgtaggtagagggagaagcaggttccctgtggggagcccgatgagggactcgatcccagaaccctgggatcacgccctgagccaaaggcagacactcaaccactgagccacgcaggcatcccttgcctttgtatttttaaactagGTGGGGACCTACTGGGCAGGAGGTACATGAAGGGGAGAGGAGTCCAGAAAAGACATCGCCCCTGTTTCTACCACTGGAGTTGCTGTTTGACATGGTGTTATCTTCAAACAGTTCTGGCTTACTGTTTTTTCCGTTCCAATCTGTGCATTTGGCTAGGACCTTAACCATCAATCTGACAGTAAAATAGCCCCAGATCCTGTTTGAGTAGaatttgttgggttttttaaaaagattttttctattgggcagcccaggtggctcagcggtttagcgccgccttcagcccagggtgtggtcctggagacccggggtcgagtcccgagtcaggctccctgcgtggagcctgctccctctgcctgtgtctgtctctcacgaataaataagatctttttaaaaaatcagcttatTCCacgcttttatctttttttttaagattttatttatttattcatgaaagagagagagagagaggcccaacgtgggactcaatcatgggtctccgggatcacgccctgggctgaaggcggcgctaagccgctgaaccacccgggctgccctattccacgcttttaaaagaaagtattccTAATTTTTAGTGAGTGATTCACATAGTCGCCCCTGTCTCTCTGGGCCTTGTACGTTATTCTTGTGTATACATAAAGTGCCATTAGGGACTGGAGTGAGTAGAATTTAAGGGGTGGAGCCTCCATCCTGTGCCGGAAGCTACTGTCCCTTAGAGCGCTTGCGTGGTTTTCCCACGCCCTGGGAAGGATTCCTATCCATTCGCTCTGCGCTTGGCAACTCTTCCTGACAGCAGGCGGCCATCTTGCCTGGAGcctgagagaggaagacaggcagaaggaaagggcgACACTGGTCTCAGGGCCGCCCCGGGGGCCTCAAGAGCCGGAGGCAGCCCCGGAGGTGGTCTCTGATCCCGGGCCCTGCTCTTGAACCGGAGAAGggaaggcggggggcggggggaaagaAGATGGATGGGAAATGCCTAGAAAGATTGCTAGGCGGGAGGAGGGGCGTCGCTATGGTgaccggggggtggggtgggatgagaTCTGAATCGCTGTTGTCAGTCTTCCGGGAGCTGCCCgggaagggcagggctggggtgatGACCATGCTAACTGCTGGGTATTTCGCGACATCCGGGCGTCGAGGGACTCGGTGTCTACGGCAACGATCATCTGGCGGAAGGGGCGGAACTAAATCCCTTCACTTGAAACGCTGACATTCCAGGCCCTTATCCTGCAGGCTCCCGCGGGCGGACACGCCAGAAGAGGAGGTCGGGGAATGGCCGCGGTGTGGCAGCAGGTCTTAGCAGTAGACGCGAGGTGAGGAATGGGGTCGAAGCCCTTGGGAGCGGGTTACTGCGGTGCATGCGCAATGGCGTTAAGTGAGACTGGGCGGAGAACTTGCCTTATGCGGCTGCGTGAGCATACTGGAAGTGAGCATGCGCTGTAGCAGGGTGTGGTGGCTTACCCGCAGAGAAGGGCTGGCCAGATGGTCAGAAAGAGCATGCTTGGAAAATGCAGTCAGGTTTGGGCATGCGTAAAGAGGCTGTGCTGCCAGAGCCTTTGGGAAGGGGTGATGGAGCTCAGGCTGGTGACTTCCTATTCCCCACCattgcccccaccccatcccgcaGACTTCTCTTAACCATCATCACTTCCCCAATCTGACCCCATCACCATCCCGTACTGACTTCCAGCATTGCCCCACACTAACCCCCATCACCATGTCACGCTGACTTATTGTTGTCAACACTGATTTAGTCACCCTATACCAACTCCAGCAAAGCTGCAGACGGCCTCCATTGTCCCCACAGTGACCTCATCCGCCATGCCCTTTATTACTGTAGACCCACCCTCATCACAGCGTCAGAGGGACCCCCATCATCACTGCTGATCACTTGCCATCCTGACCCCTCACAGCCACACCCctcattctctttccctgtcccctGAGCTGATTGATTCCCTCTATCCTgtgcctgctgcctgccctgcctcctgccatCATAGGTACAACGCGTACCGCACGCCAACGTTTCCACAGTTTCGGACACAGTATATCCGTCGGCGCAGCCAGCTACTACGGGAGAATGCCAAGGCTGGGCACCCCCCAGCACTGCGGCGGCAGTACCTGAGGCTGCGTGGGCAGCTTTTGGGCCAGCGATACGGGCCCCTCTCCGAACCAGGCAGTGCCCGCGCCTATAGCAACAGCATCGTTCGCAGCAGCCGCACTACCCTAGACCGCATGGAGGTGAGCTCCTCCCCACATTGCCTGCCATGCACACCACCTGCCTCCATATGCATTCCCTTAGCAGACTTGTcaggcacctgctgtgtgcaagGTACTGATCCAGGCTCTTAGGATGATCAGAGGGTAAAAAGAGATAACACATGATAAGTCAATAAATGGACAACAAGCAAGATAAACGCATGTAAACAGGCAATAAACAAAATAGGTAAGTAGACATACGAAACCAGACAGACAAGTCAATAGTTAACATGGCTTATAGTGAGGATGGCTAAGATGGAAAAGTAAAGCTGACTTGGGGGATAAAGTGAGACTCAGATGGGGGACAGAGGGATGCTCTTTCTAATGGGGACGATCAAGAAAGGTctcttggaggaggtgacagtTGAGCTGAAACTTGAATGAAGCAAGAGACTCTGCTGAGTGGTTTTCTGGGGGAAAGTGTCCATTCTTTCTTCACAGAACATTTACTGATTATCCACTAAGTGGGGCAAGGGAACAAGCAGGGGAGCTAGTGCAGAGGCAACCGCAGTAGCCCAGGCCTTGGTGGCAGCTGCGGTGGGTAGGGTGAGAAGGGATCTGGTTCTGGGTATATTTCTAAGACTCCAGACTTCATAGATTCTTGAAGGCTGGTTTCAAGATGTGCCCATCCTGGCTCTCTGTTTGCAGGACTTTGAGGATGATCCTCGGGCCCTGGGGGCCCGTGGGCACCGCCGTTCTGTCAGCCGAGGCTCCTACCAACTACAGGCACAGATGAACCGTGCTGTCTACGAGGACAGGTATGCAGCGGGGGCAGCTGCAAGCTGGGGGTTTGTGAGGGGAAGAGGGACCATTGGGCAATAGCAGACTGAATGCTAGCACCTACCTCCTGTTATCCCCTGCTCTTGTTGGGGCCCAGGCCACCTGGCAGCGTGGTACCCACATCAGTAGCAGAAGCAAGTCGAGCCATGGCTGGGGACACATCGCTGAGCGAGAACTATGCCTTTGCAGGCATGTACCATGTTTTCGACCAGCACGTGGATGAGGCAGGTAAGCCAACAGGTAGCGGGTCCCATCACCACTCATTTGCCTAAACTGTGACCACTACTCAGCATATCTTTCTCTGGAACACAGAGTCTCTGGCCCACCTCTGAAGAAGTTACCATCCATAAACCTTTCCACAAACCTACAAGCCTTCTGCAAAGTAAAGTGGTCTGCAAAATCTCAAGCACTTTGTCTGTTTTAAAAGGGCTCAGTAACTTAAAAGAGGACTTTGCAGAAGGCCTCTGAGGTTATGAGTTGCTTGGAAGAGTTCAAAGCCTTTGGTGGAAACTTTTGGCAGAGGGCCTTCTAGGGTTCCAGCTCCCTTTCTCAGCCAAGCAAAGCCCTTTGCTGAAGCCATTGTGCTTGGTGCAGTgggtcccagcccccagccctgtgtCAGAACCTTTTATAAACGAAAGCACCTGGGGAGTGTGCCGAGTCCCACAAATAGCTTCTTGGCATTGCAGTCCCAAGGGTGCGCTTCGCCAATGATGACCGGCACCGCCTGGCCTGCTGCTCACTCGACGGCAGCATCTCTCTGTGCCAGCTGGTGCCTGCCCCGCCCACCGTTCTCCGTGTCCTGCGGGGCCATACCCGCGGTGTCTCCGACTTCGCCTGGTCCCTCTCCAATGACATCCTCGTGTCCACCTCGCTTGATGCTACCATGCGCATCTGGGCCTCTGAGGATGGCCGCTGCATCCGGGAGATTCCTGACCCAGACAGTGCCGAATTGCTCTGCTGCACCTTCCAGCCAGTCAACAACAACCTCACTGTGGTCAGGCTTCAGGGTGCCCGCTCGCCAAGGGTGGGGCTGCTGGGCCAGGAGAGCTGTCCTCGGGAGTCAGTGTGGGTGGCAAGGGGGTGTCCCCTCTAGTCCATCACCACAGTCCTCCTGTGGTCAGACTCAGAGGGACAGGTCTGGGCAGAAAAATGACACAGGTGTTGGTGTGGGGTAACCTTGCTGTGACAGACTCCAAGGGGGTACCGGTCAGGAGGCAGAGTCCCAGCCCTGGTACCCCTTCAGTCTTATCAACAGCAGTGCAGCCACTTTACAACCACCAGGGCTGCTGGCTGTGGGGCAGGCTTACTAGTCAGAAGGCTTGTTTCCTCCTAGTGGCACAGCTCCACTATGATCCAAACCCAGGATTGAGAAtgagagggcaggggaaggaagtGAAAATTTGGCCTGGCCtcgaggggcagagaggggaccGGCTGAGTGAGCCTGTGCACTGGGATCCCTTCAGCTGCAGCACCAGCCCCAGTGTAGTCAGGTTTCCAGCAAGGGCCAATCTGGAAGCAGGTCACTATGGCCCTGTAGTTTGCCTGtcgcggtggtggtggtgggaatgcTGGCTAAGGAGCAGTGGGCTGGCTGTCCTGGTTAGATTGCAAGGGGCTGGCTCTGAAGGATTGCAGGCCCTGGTCACCTCCCAGTCTACCTGCCACAGGCCTACTGGGATTAGACTCCTGTAGGAACCAGCCAGTTCCTTCGACAGCAGCTCCATTATGGTCAGACTCAAGGAGAGACTGGCTGAGAGCAGGATAATGGTATGTGCGGGTCTCCTCCACAGGTGGGGAATGCCAAGCAGAACGTGCATGTCATGAACATCTCCACAGGCAAGAAAGTGAAGGGTGGCTCCAGCAAGCTGACAGGCCGGGTCCTTGCTCTGTCCTTTGACGCCCCTGGCCGGCTGCTCTGGGCAGGCGATGACCGTGGCAgtgttttctccttcctcttcgaCATGGCCACAGGTAGGCAGGCCTGAGGCCTGCATCTGGGTGTTCACATTGCCACCATCCCAGCACACAGCTGTGTCCCCCCGCCTTGACTtttgcctcctctccctccattgTTGCAGGAAAACTGACTAAAGCCAAGCGTCTGGTGGTGCATGAGGGTAGCCCTGTGACCAGCATCTCTGCCCGCTCCTGGGTCAGCCGCGAGGCCCGGGACCCCTCGCTGCTCATCAATGCTTGCCTCAACAAGCTGCTGCTCTACAGGTGGGTCTTCCCTGTCCAGGCCACCTCCATCAGACTGGGATGGGAGCACTGTCTGCTCGGCAGAGGAAAACAGGCATCGGGTTAGTTGGAGTGAACGAGGAAGTTGAGTCTTCATATGATAATGACAGTAGCAGTGGGAAGAGGAGTAGCAGAAGTGCTAGTGCTAGCATAGCAGTTGCCGGCCCCAGGCCCTGTTGAGGTGCCTCATACATAGCACTCCATTTTCTCCTCGAGACAGCCCTGTGAGGAGGGTGCTCTTaccatgcccattttacagatgagcaaccTGAGCCAGAAAATATACTAGGGTCCCCTGAGAGCAGTGGTCTgtaccccttccttccttccttcctttcgttttcgttttttttttttttttttttttttggagcggGAGAGTTTACTGTCCTTGCTCACATATGACATGTTACCCAAGTGCAGTTCTCAGCCTGGGCTGCATGCCGGAATGACCTGAAGGGCTTCGCAGAATCATGACCAGGCCCCACTGTAAGCCAGTGATTTTGGAAGCTCTGCGGCAGGACTGGGCGCACTGGTCTATTGAAAGGTTCCCTTAAGCACTGTCTAGCTGGGCCTGAAAACCACTGCCTGGCAGGATGATTTctgttttactattttgttttttgactctttaaaaaaaagaaaatcatgtacacacatacatgtatctGTAATTCTAAATTTAGATGTAGCCCCACATTTGGGACTCatttccccatcctcccccttccccaccttcctCTTCCTACCACCTTGGCCGCCCCCCTGCCGCAGTAAAACCTGTTAACTACTCTGTACTACCTTCCTGTATCTTGTTCTCTACCCTGTAACCCTAAGCGTGAATACCCACCCCTCCCCTTTTGGAGGGAGGATCATTGTTTTACAGAGGTGGGCTCCTTCTACATCCTTCACATCTCGCTTTCTTTACCAGATGATGCCCGCGGAAGTGCCCCCAAGTCCCCTGCAGTGCTATTGGTTCATTGGTTCTTTTGTGGggttttatttagattttatttatttatttgagagaaagagagcatgagaaaaaGTGCATgcgcgagcagggggagggggagagggagatggagaagcagactctgctgagtagggagccaggatgcaggactcaatcccataaccctgggatcaggacctgagcctaaggcagatgcccaaccaactgagccactcagggcccccactctgttttttcttttgagtggACTTATCATATTCCACAGCACAGAGGAGTCCAGTTTGGTCATCCCTTTCCTCTCCTTGTGCCCTGTCTTCACACCAAGATCTCTTGAAGAGCCCTAGAAAGAGAAACTAGTGAATCCCACTGCCGAGCCTTCCAATTTCCACCAGTGGGCAGTTTCCAGACTGTCACGAACTCACGTGTCAGCCTATGCTTTATAGGAATATGCAGCTGTCTCAAAACTGGATTCTGTGAACCTTCAAATGAACCTAGGTGCAAGGGTCAGGACACAGAGCCACCCCCCGTCCATCATCGTCTGGAGCTGAGGCGCCGCCCTGACCCACTTTCATCCTCCCCTCAGGGTGGTGGACAACGAGGGGACCCTGCAGCTGAAGAGAAgcttccccattgagcagagctCACACCCTGTGCGCAGCATCTTCTGCCCCCTCATGTCCTTCCGCCAAGGGGCCTGTGTGGGTGAGTCCCACAgagttggggtgtctgggtggctcgagaggggcagggcccagggcggGTGCTGATCCAGCCCAGACACCACGACCCCATGATGCCCAGACTTTAAGGGCCTCGAGAACTCCCACGTTCCAACAGCCTCCCACTTTGAACAAAGGCCCCGAAGAGTCCAGAAACCTCACAATGTGAGACacaaccccaccccccagacaGTTCAGAGGCCTCACACCCGGGACACAGGGCTAAAATAGCTAAGGTGAGCCTTAAAATGCCTAGGGACCACCACCCCCTAAGACCTCCCCAAA
The nucleotide sequence above comes from Canis lupus dingo isolate Sandy chromosome X, ASM325472v2, whole genome shotgun sequence. Encoded proteins:
- the WDR13 gene encoding WD repeat-containing protein 13 isoform X1, with product MAAVWQQVLAVDARYNAYRTPTFPQFRTQYIRRRSQLLRENAKAGHPPALRRQYLRLRGQLLGQRYGPLSEPGSARAYSNSIVRSSRTTLDRMEDFEDDPRALGARGHRRSVSRGSYQLQAQMNRAVYEDRPPGSVVPTSVAEASRAMAGDTSLSENYAFAGMYHVFDQHVDEAVPRVRFANDDRHRLACCSLDGSISLCQLVPAPPTVLRVLRGHTRGVSDFAWSLSNDILVSTSLDATMRIWASEDGRCIREIPDPDSAELLCCTFQPVNNNLTVVGNAKQNVHVMNISTGKKVKGGSSKLTGRVLALSFDAPGRLLWAGDDRGSVFSFLFDMATGKLTKAKRLVVHEGSPVTSISARSWVSREARDPSLLINACLNKLLLYRVVDNEGTLQLKRSFPIEQSSHPVRSIFCPLMSFRQGACVVTGSEDMCVHFFDVERAAKAAVNKLQGHSAPVLDVSFNCDESLLASSDASGMVIVWRREQK
- the WDR13 gene encoding WD repeat-containing protein 13 isoform X3 codes for the protein MEDFEDDPRALGARGHRRSVSRGSYQLQAQMNRAVYEDRPPGSVVPTSVAEASRAMAGDTSLSENYAFAGMYHVFDQHVDEAVPRVRFANDDRHRLACCSLDGSISLCQLVPAPPTVLRVLRGHTRGVSDFAWSLSNDILVSTSLDATMRIWASEDGRCIREIPDPDSAELLCCTFQPVNNNLTVVGNAKQNVHVMNISTGKKVKGGSSKLTGRVLALSFDAPGRLLWAGDDRGSVFSFLFDMATGKLTKAKRLVVHEGSPVTSISARSWVSREARDPSLLINACLNKLLLYRVVDNEGTLQLKRSFPIEQSSHPVRSIFCPLMSFRQGACVVTGSEDMCVHFFDVERAAKAAVNKLQGHSAPVLDVSFNCDESLLASSDASGMVIVWRREQK
- the WDR13 gene encoding WD repeat-containing protein 13 isoform X2, encoding MAAVWQQVLAVDARYNAYRTPTFPQFRTQYIRRRSQLLRENAKAGHPPALRRQYLRLRGQLLGQRYGPLSEPGSARAYSNSIVRSSRTTLDRMEDFEDDPRALGARGHRRSVSRGSYQLQAQMNRAVYEDRPPGSVVPTSVAEASRAMAGDTSLSENYAFAGMYHVFDQHVDEAVPRVRFANDDRHRLACCSLDGSISLCQLVPAPPTVLRVLRGHTRGVSDFAWSLSNDILVSTSLDATMRIWASEDGRCIREIPDPDSAELLCCTFQPVNNNLTVVGNAKQNVHVMNISTGKKVKGGSSKLTGRVLALSFDAPGRLLWAGDDRGSVFSFLFDMATGKLTKAKRLVVHEGSPVTSISARSWVSREARDPSLLINACLNKLLLYRNMQLSQNWIL